In the Aquimarina spinulae genome, ATTATGTTAGCCTGTTTTAGTACTACTACAGATGGTGAACTAACAGCTACCGATATTCTGGCATTAAATATATTATACTGAAAATAGTTTTGATGTATAAAAAAAGGCTGAATTTAATAATTCAGCCTTTTTTACTATTTACTTTTTGTTCTTCTTGAGTTCACGCTTTTTTCTTCTTGCTTGGCGTTCTCGTTTTCGTTGTTCTCTTCTTAATTTTCGCTGCTCTTTTTTAGATAATGTTTTAGTAACTATCTTTTTTTGACTCTTTTTAGCGACTACTGCAGTCTTTTTTGATTTCTCTGTAGCTTCAGCCTCTTTTTTCTTTTCACCACAGGCCAATACTGCAAATACTAATACTACTACTAATAAACACTTTTTTAAAGTTTTCATAATACAACATTTTTAGTTTGTACTGTCTATAAAACGTTGTAACAGAGTAATTGTTTTATAATTCTGGTATGCCCTAATTTTACTAGTAGTTACATAGCCTTTACACTAACAAAGGTGCTCAAAATCAAACAACAAGCTATAATCCAGTGTACAAGAGCCGAGGTAAAACATATAAACAAACCCATTCATAAAGGATTTTAAATTCAACTCCTAACAAGCACCAAGATTATAGCTTTACTGTTAATTCTATCCGAATATATGATACGCTGGATAACTTAATTCATTAATCTTTAATCGCTATTCCTTTAAAAAAAGTATAACAAAATGTGCCTCCTCCTTCGGCAGTCTTATACAAATCGTTAATACCTCTGTTTATTTCTTCTTTGCTAATAATTTTCTTTGCTAGTGCTTCTTCTGTAACCCCTTTGACCATAGCAGTAAACGTATTTTTAATAAACCCATCTAATAATTCGGGTTTCGAATCATCAACATATACCTGCCTGGGAGAAATAGTGATATTCTTAAATCCCGAATCAAGTAACAATGGGTATAGCGCTCTGCCAATATTAGCATTCCCTCCTTTTTGTTGTTGTAAAGTTACTTGCGCCTGAACCAGTTTTTGCGCAGATAGACTATCTGGGTAAAAATATGTAGAACCATGGTCTCCTTCAATTATCATAAGTGTTCCCCCGGGTTTAAGAACTCTCTTTAGTTCTTGCATAGCTTCTTTTGGATGAGGGATATGTTCTAAAACAAAGCAAACAAAAATGTGATCAAAATGATCATCTTTAAAAGGTAAGTGTAACAAATCGGCAACCTTAAATTCTACATTCTTGATGTCGTGCTCTTTGATTGATGCCTCTGCTTTTTCTAATGAGGCAGTAGACAGGTCTACAGAAACAAAAGTCGAATCTAAGTTGTTTTTTGCAATAATTTTGGTTTGTGCCCCAACACCACAACCCGCCTCAAGAATTAGAGAGCCTTTTTTCCATTTTGAGTCCCAGTGCAAAAGCTCTGCAATAGAATTAGCCTGGTCATTTAATCGAGTTGTTTCCTCTTGAGAATATCCATGAATATAATTCTTCATGTGATCTTGATTTATTTCCTGAATATTATTTTCTGCCAGTTTCAAGCGTTCTAGTATTTCTTTACTGGCATCTCGTAACTCTTTACCAGACGTAGTAAACACCAATTGATTATTAACTCTATAAAATATCTGGGTGCCTAGACGGGATTCTAATTCTTTAAGTTGATGACTTAATGCCGATTGTGTAAGAAAAAGTTTTTCTGCTGCATTTTTTAAGGTTCCTACCTCTGCAACAGTATCTATAAGTTTTAAATGACGGATTTCTATATTAGCCATTGTTTTTGATTTTTTCATGCAAATTACAACGCTTCCCTAAAAGCCAACGACAAAAGAATATGAAAAAAAATAATAGGGTACTTGAATACAATTCAACCGGTTATAACATAAAAGAAGGGTGCTTTTGTTTGTTTTTAATTAGACCTCACAGGTCTTAGAGACCTGTGAGGTCTGTATAGCTATATTTTTAACCTATTAACCTATTCTAAAGTATAACTTTCTTTAATTTTTACTTTTCCATTTAAGTGTGCATACTCAAAATTAGATATGCCTCCAAATAAAGAGAGTATAAATTCTCTACTGAATCTGGAATGTTTAGAAGACAAAAAACTTTGATATGAAGAGAATGGATATTCTCTAAAATCTGAAACCATCCTGTGGTGTTCTGGATTTAAATGTACATAGATGATAAGTTGTTTCAAATACACTTCATTATCTATTTTCTTTCTTGAAAATCTATCTTTAAACAAACTCCCACTTCTGCCATAAGCTTTGTTGATCGCTTTAGCATAGGTATTAAACATATTCGAAAATTTCTGTGAAATCAGCTTTCCTTCAACATCTGTATTTGTCTTAATTACTAAATGAAAATGATTCTTCAGTAAGCAATATGCATAAACTTCGCAAATATCATTACAATACTTCTCAAGAAGGCTCAAAAAGTACGTATAGTTGTGCTCTTCTTTAAAAATATCTTCTTTATTGTTTCCTCTATTGTATATATGAAAATAAGTATCAGATACTAATGGTTCGTATTTCATTTTTCTATTCTTTTATTTAGACCTCACAGGTCTTAGAGACCTGTGAGGTCTGATTACATCTTATTTTCCAATAATTTTTATATTATCAATATGGTAGCGTGTAGTAGCTCTGGGATCACCACCAATATATCGAAAACCTATACGAATGGTACCCTCCAAACAAGATAACCCAATAGGTCCTGCTGGTGTAGCATTGCCAAAAGCATTTAATGGCCCTCTCGGAATTATAGCATCAAGCTTTATCCAGGATGTCGTTGTAGGGTCACCAGTAAAATTATTGGTCGCAAAAACCTCAAGGATATTTCCGTTATCATACCCTGCTTGCAAATCAAAATGTAAAGCCTCATCTATTGAGGTACTTATATCAATATCCGGAGTAATAAACCATACTTTATATAGGCTTTCTTTTGATCTATATCCTGTTATTTGTGCATATTGATTTTCGCCAAAATTATCTATCTTATACTTTAATTTCCCTCCTGTGATATTACTATTAATCCATCCAGAATCTTCTAGATCACCAATTTTGAGATCGCTAAAATCTTCTTCGAATACTACTATAGTTCCTTCAGAAATTGCCGGGCATTCTAAAACTATAGGATCGCATCTCGTTTCATTCTCAAATACTAACCCTAGTGGATCGTTAAGCACTAAGTTATATGTGTTTCCTAAAAAGTTTTTAGTTAATATTCCTTCAAAACTTCCTTGTTGATTTGGTAGTTTAAGCCCCTTAAAGTCTGAGAAAGTACTCGTGCTTAGTATTGTATTTCTTCCTGTTGTACAACTCTCTACAATACGTTCTCCATCAAACTTGTCATGATTTTCTGCCGCAAAAGTAAAAGTGTTATCTTCTAAAACGAGATTTTTAGTAAACTGAATATGGTTTACTTTGATGTATACGTTTACTAATTTATCAGTAAAATCTTCAATTGTGATTTCTAGCGGAGTTATGGCAGCCGTTTCTGAGGATCTTATCACAACTTCTTCTATAAAAAAAGAGGGAATTGCACCGATAGTATTTCCTTCTGAAATTCCAAGAGTTGGAACCCCATTTTCTATCCCAAGAGACAAACCATCTAGTTTGATATATATTTTACGTCCAAATTCATAGGTAGTAAATAATGGATTATCATCTATTAATACCCTAATACCTGCAGAAGGATTAGTATATTTATCCTGAAGCACCAACTCTTTAAAAAAATTACTGGCTTTATCACTGGATACTACGTAACCCTGGATAAAATTGTTAGTATCTTCAAAAACTACTTTAGCATTTTCTCCATCTTCTACAAGTTTCTGTCCCAGAATACCGAGTATTGCATCAATTGTAATTAGTGTACCTTCAATTTGGGGTTCGTCTATGGTAACCGGAGATATTTTAAATTCATCTTCTGGTGAGCACCCCATAATTGTACATGATACAATTAAAATCCAAAAAAAATTCTTTGTGTTCATTTTGTGTTGTGTTTATTGTTTTTATCATAAAACTTATATACCACACAGGTCTTGGAGACCTGTGAGGTCTAGTACTAAAATCTTATATATACATTAAGGTAATAGGAAGTGCCATACCCATAAAAGTACTTTGACCCATAAACAGGAGTATCACGTTGTGATTCTTCTAAAGCCAATCGGTAATTTGCATTTCTGGCTTGTTCAAATCCTCCTGTTTTATATTCTTGATCAAGAATATTATTTATAGAAGCAAAAAAACCAATGTAGTATTTCTTGATTCTCCAGGATTTACCACCAATAGCATTTACAAGAAAGTAGTCTTTAAACTGCTCTTGTTGTAAAAGTTGTTTTGCAACATCCTCATCATAATCATTAAAAGGTAGCCCATCTGTATCTTGATAAAAATTCGCGGTTCTTGCAAAAGGGCTTATGTTGATATAAGCATTAGAAAAATAATTGGTGGTAGCCCCAAACCACCAAAAATCTGGGTCACGATACTCAAAACCTAATTGTCCTGCCCGTTGAGGCCCTCCTGCAATATGATATCCTTTTAATGCTGATTTTCCGAAACTTTGTATCCCTTCAATATCTGAAAATGCTTCACTAGTACTGGTTAAGATTAAGTCTGGATCATTATCAAATACAAAACTACCAACTGCCGCTGCTCCTTTAATTTTAATAGTAGGGGTGATCTGGTATTCAATCCCAAATTCTCCTCCGATATACCGTTTATCTATGTCGGTAAGTATTTCCTGAACAAACCCCACATCTGATCCTGAAATAGCTTCGGTAAAAAAGAAAGAAATATTCGTAGCATCCAAAATCTTAGAATAATATCCTGTTAATCTGGCTTTGATCTTGGGAGAACGAAATATATAACTACCATCTACAGATTGGATTTTTTCACTTTCCTGATCTTCTCCTATTAATTTTGCTATGGTACTATTATTATATCTTGCATTTGCAAAAGCGTTACGAATTGTAGGTGGTTTATTGAAATAGACACTTTGTAGTTTAATAAAATGATGTCCATTGATCGCAATAGTAACTCCTCCTTTTACTCCATAATTCATGAAATTTAAAGTTTCACTTTTTCCAAAGGAATCCTTTCCAGGAAAATATCCATTTTCAAACAAACCATTTCTTTGATATGATGTTTGCGAAATTGTTCCACCTAAAAAGAAATTAACTCTTTTCAACTTAAATTGTCCCTGAAGAAATCCATTAATCGCAGAGGCCTCAATCTCATAATTATAATCATAACGACCTCCTACTCCCACAATACGGTTCGGGTTGCGTAAATCACTCTGCGCTCTATTGGTTAATTCTGAAGAAGTTAATCCTGTTGAAGATAATGCAAATACATCAACATCCAGAAAACCAGTACCACCCAAAAGATCTGTTACCTCGGCAAAATTTTGACTCTTTAAATTCTTGTACCCAATCGCTGCATTTAATGTAATGTATGTATTGAATTGACTATTTAGTATCATATTACCACTCAACAAGGCATCATCTGTTCTATCCTCATATAAGATATATGTTGAGTTATTACCTTTTTGCGCATTTTGTTGATTGGTTTGTAATATATCACTCCAGTCTAATTGCCCATTATTGATGAGGTTTTGTTGTGCCAAAAAGGCATTTTGATAATCCAGAGGAGTCGGATTAGAGTCTTCTAAAAAAGAACTTGGCATATTATCCGGATGCACAGGATTGGTATTTGCACTTCCTCCTCCTCCAATATAAGTTTGTTGCCCATTTGGACCAATTATTAAATCACTTCCTCCATTATCTATTCTACTATTAGCAATTTTACCAGTTTGAAAAGCGATATTAGTTTGTAAATGTGTGTGTGTTGATATGCTCCAATAATGGTTTAACATAAAGACTGGTTCTTCTATTTTCCGTTCTTTAGAGTTCCTTATTTCTCCGTTTAGGTACCCCCAGTTAGGGTTGTATTTATTTCCTTTAAGATTAAATACTTCATTGGTAATTGCTGTGGATCTTCCTCTACGATTTGGAG is a window encoding:
- a CDS encoding methyltransferase domain-containing protein, with the protein product MANIEIRHLKLIDTVAEVGTLKNAAEKLFLTQSALSHQLKELESRLGTQIFYRVNNQLVFTTSGKELRDASKEILERLKLAENNIQEINQDHMKNYIHGYSQEETTRLNDQANSIAELLHWDSKWKKGSLILEAGCGVGAQTKIIAKNNLDSTFVSVDLSTASLEKAEASIKEHDIKNVEFKVADLLHLPFKDDHFDHIFVCFVLEHIPHPKEAMQELKRVLKPGGTLMIIEGDHGSTYFYPDSLSAQKLVQAQVTLQQQKGGNANIGRALYPLLLDSGFKNITISPRQVYVDDSKPELLDGFIKNTFTAMVKGVTEEALAKKIISKEEINRGINDLYKTAEGGGTFCYTFFKGIAIKD
- a CDS encoding transposase, coding for MKYEPLVSDTYFHIYNRGNNKEDIFKEEHNYTYFLSLLEKYCNDICEVYAYCLLKNHFHLVIKTNTDVEGKLISQKFSNMFNTYAKAINKAYGRSGSLFKDRFSRKKIDNEVYLKQLIIYVHLNPEHHRMVSDFREYPFSSYQSFLSSKHSRFSREFILSLFGGISNFEYAHLNGKVKIKESYTLE
- a CDS encoding DUF5689 domain-containing protein, with the protein product MNTKNFFWILIVSCTIMGCSPEDEFKISPVTIDEPQIEGTLITIDAILGILGQKLVEDGENAKVVFEDTNNFIQGYVVSSDKASNFFKELVLQDKYTNPSAGIRVLIDDNPLFTTYEFGRKIYIKLDGLSLGIENGVPTLGISEGNTIGAIPSFFIEEVVIRSSETAAITPLEITIEDFTDKLVNVYIKVNHIQFTKNLVLEDNTFTFAAENHDKFDGERIVESCTTGRNTILSTSTFSDFKGLKLPNQQGSFEGILTKNFLGNTYNLVLNDPLGLVFENETRCDPIVLECPAISEGTIVVFEEDFSDLKIGDLEDSGWINSNITGGKLKYKIDNFGENQYAQITGYRSKESLYKVWFITPDIDISTSIDEALHFDLQAGYDNGNILEVFATNNFTGDPTTTSWIKLDAIIPRGPLNAFGNATPAGPIGLSCLEGTIRIGFRYIGGDPRATTRYHIDNIKIIGK
- a CDS encoding TonB-dependent receptor, translated to MNYTLFNSKYNILLLFFCSVLGVHAQQTGLKGKIIDAISGINLEKVTVSIKKTKVSVLTTTFGEFDFRDTELPLGEQVLILSKQGYITKRFPIIISEGNVLDLKKIDLQFDFNTEQRQIGTISLSDHELDEDNDISFSVSGLLQSTRDVFLTAAAFDFSSTFFRPRGLGNENGKILINGIEMNKFFNGRPQWSNWGGLNDVQRNQEFSLGISENDYTFGGLLGTSNIIMRASKYRKGGKISYAFSNRSYQGRVIGTYNSGVTTKGWAFSVSLSRRYGKEGFVEGTLYDSNSFFVSIEKKLGKKHSLNLTSFYTPNRRGRSTAITNEVFNLKGNKYNPNWGYLNGEIRNSKERKIEEPVFMLNHYWSISTHTHLQTNIAFQTGKIANSRIDNGGSDLIIGPNGQQTYIGGGGSANTNPVHPDNMPSSFLEDSNPTPLDYQNAFLAQQNLINNGQLDWSDILQTNQQNAQKGNNSTYILYEDRTDDALLSGNMILNSQFNTYITLNAAIGYKNLKSQNFAEVTDLLGGTGFLDVDVFALSSTGLTSSELTNRAQSDLRNPNRIVGVGGRYDYNYEIEASAINGFLQGQFKLKRVNFFLGGTISQTSYQRNGLFENGYFPGKDSFGKSETLNFMNYGVKGGVTIAINGHHFIKLQSVYFNKPPTIRNAFANARYNNSTIAKLIGEDQESEKIQSVDGSYIFRSPKIKARLTGYYSKILDATNISFFFTEAISGSDVGFVQEILTDIDKRYIGGEFGIEYQITPTIKIKGAAAVGSFVFDNDPDLILTSTSEAFSDIEGIQSFGKSALKGYHIAGGPQRAGQLGFEYRDPDFWWFGATTNYFSNAYINISPFARTANFYQDTDGLPFNDYDEDVAKQLLQQEQFKDYFLVNAIGGKSWRIKKYYIGFFASINNILDQEYKTGGFEQARNANYRLALEESQRDTPVYGSKYFYGYGTSYYLNVYIRF